ACTGGTTTTTGAATTACCATAAACGACTTTTCCGATCTATCAAGGAAGGGGATCTGTCCGTACGGTCCCATATGCGTTCCTCCGGGTCACTGGCGTTATTCACAAACGGGGTGAATGATACGTTGGATACGCTTCAAACGACGCAGCGTTTCGTCACGACCGACGATTTAACAGGACTTCTGAATCGTTCAGCGCTCCAAAGAGATGTATTGGAGCTTAAGAAAGGAGAACGGATGCACCTGTTCTTTCTTGATTTGGATGACTTCAAACAAATCAACGATCGTCATGGTCATTTGGCGGGGGATGCTGCCCTTAAACATTTTGTAGCTGTTCTTCACGAAACTATGGATGAAGCAGGTACACTTTACCGGTACGGCGGAGATGAATTCATTCTCATTTATGAAGGGAATGCCGATACGAATGACGTTCGCAGCAAGGTCCACCTTGCTTTGGAAGAACCGCTCCTTTTTCATGAACAAGAACTGCGTATAAACGTCAGTATAGGATTGTGCAGCTTCACTGCAGGCGAGCAGGATCTCTTGTCCGTTATTAATGAAGCAGACAATTTGATGTATGAAGTAAAGCAAGGAAAAAGTGTACAAAAGATCCTGACTTTATAACAGGCGTCGGGGGGCTGGTTCTGAAAAAGGACCGGAAAGGATAGATATAAGAAGAGTATGTCTCGAAACTAATCCGTCAACTTCAATTCTCAGGCTTTTGCTGAGCTGATAGTAAAGGTGTGGAGATAGATGCTATTTATGTTTGATCAAGGTCGTTTTGTAGAGGAGACACTTCCCACGGTGAATGTCAGGAATAAAGGACTGAATTATGGTTTAGGATGCATTGACGGTATCCGGGCTTTTTGGAATGAGGAGCATCGGCAGTTGTATGTTTTTCGGTTGGCAGATCATATCGATCGTTTTTACAAATCCGGGAAACTGCTCTTCCTTCCCATTCCATATGCCGTACCAGAAATGATCGCGATTGTCAGGAAGCTGCTTGTGCTTAATCACGTAAAACAGGATGTTTATATTCGTCCGCTCTGTTTCCACGGGGCGGATATGTTACGTCCGGATATAGCTGGTGTCAACAACCGAGTGGCTGTGTTCACAAGCTATTTGGAATATGAGCCGAAGCCGGTTTTAAGAGCTTGTGTTTCTTCCTGGAACAGGATTGGAAGTAATATGATCCCCCCTCAGGCGAAGCCGACGGCCGGATACTTGAATTCAGCCCTTGCTGTCAGTCAAGCGTTGGCAGATGGATATGATGAGGCGATTTTTTTGACGAAAGACGGAAACGTGAGTGAAGGGGCGACAGAGAATATATTTGTGGTTCAAGGGGACTGTGTATGGACGCCTCCTGTTGCGGATGACATCTTACCGGGAATTACACGTGCTACGGTTATGGAGATTTTATGGAAGGAGATGGGGATCAAGGTAAAAGAGCAGAGTTTGGCGAGAGCCGAGCTGTACCGGGCTGATGAAGTTTTCTTTACAGGTACAGCCATCGGTATTAAGCCGGTGGTTGAAGTGGATCGACGAAGGGTGGGGACAGGGGAACCCGGTTCCATCACATTGGCCGTCCAGCGTATGTATGAAGCGGTGGTTCGCAATGACATGCCCGGATACGATCATTATTGTACACCGATTTATCTATAAGAACCCCGGCTTTTTGGAAAAAGTCAGGGGGATTTGGTGTACAATAAAGGTTGTACATAGAAGAAAACCTTGGGGGACTGTTCATGAGAAAAGTAATTATTGATACAGACACAGCCGGAGACGACACGATTGCTATTCTTACGGCTCTTCACAATTTTCAAGTGGAAGGGGTCACCATTACAGGAGGAAATGTAGACTTCGATCAGGAAGTGGAAAATGCGTTGTATACGATCGAGGTGTCCGGAGGCGGACGCTATGTTCCTGTTTATAAGGGATGCGAGAGGCCGCTTTTAATGAACGGGGAGGCTGGTCACCGCACCGTAGAGGATGTACATGGCGAAGATGGAATGGGCGGGGCGCACTTTCCGAAAGCGGAGCAGCGGCCGGAGGAAGGACATGCCGTCGATTTCATTATTGAGCGGGTGAAGCGTTCCCCCGGCGAGATTGAACTGCTTGCGATTGCGCCGTTAACGAATATTGCGTTGGCGATCAAGAAGGATCCGAGCATTATTAAAGCGATCCCGCACTTGTACATAATGGGAGGAACAAATAATTCTCTTGGGAATATTACAGCAGCAGCAGAATATAATTTTTGGGTGGACCCTGAAGCTGCGCGCATTGTTCTTCACTCAGGCATACCCATTACAATGGTCGGCTGGGATATGTGCTTGGAGTATTCTATCATGGATGATTCCGATCATGAGGAGATAGCGGCGCTTGGTACGAAGGGGGCGGACTTCTTCGTGCAGATAAACGAAGTCGTCAAGAAATTCAATAAAGAAGTGCACCGATTAACAGGAACGACTCATCCGGATACGTTGCTTATGGCGGTTGCAGCCGACGAAGAATTGATGACGAAGTCGCATAAATATTATGTGGATATAGAAACAAAAGGAGAGCTCACGAGGGGATACAGCCTTGTCGATATTAACAATCGTTCCGGAAAGGCACCGAACGTGCGTGTCTGTGAGCAGGTAGACAGGAAAAGGTTTAAAAAGCAGCTGTTGGATGTGTTGAGAGCCATCGATTAAAATGACCGTTTGTTACGGTCTTTTTTTATTGACTTTGCCTTCAAATACGATTAAATTTATATAGACCGTTCGTCATAATTATTGAGGGAGGAGTAAGAATGAGCAAGCATGCAGATACGAAAGAAATCATTCTGAATACATCATCCAACCTTTTCCATATACAAGGATATAACGGTACAGGTTTGAGTCAGATCATAAAAGAAAGTGGGGCTCCAAGAGGTTCTTTGTACTACCATTTCCCTGGTGGGAAGGAAGAAATCGCATTGGAAGCCATTGCCCGGATGCGGACTGCGGTCGCGGAAGACTTGGAGAAGAGCCTCAGGCCTGGAATGGATGTCGGCGAAGCTTTGAAGCAGCACATACTGGACATCGCCGACATGTTCGAAAGAGGGGAACCTGGAGAGGGCGTTCCCATCGGCCTGATTGCCTCAGAGACTTCTATTTGCAATGAGAACCTAAGGCTCGCATGCAAGCAGACCTATCAACATTGGAATCGTTTCTATGTGCAGGCTTTGGAAGCGTCGGGTTACAGTAAAGAGCGTGCGGAAGACTTGGGAATAAGCATCCACGCAATGATTGAGGGTGCGTTTATTTTGGCGAAGACGATGGTTAACGGAGAACCGCTCCGAGCAATCGCCAGACAAATGCCGTATTTGTTGAGTAAAGAAAAAGAGGAGAGATAAGCAATGCAGATGGATGCAGCAGCATCGGAAGAAATGAATACATCAAAACAGGCCATAAAGCCGATGCCGATCATTATTTCACTAGTGGTCGCAGGCTTTGTGGGGCTGTTCAGTGAAACGGCGCTTAACATGGCGCTCAATAGTTTAATTACCACATTCGGGATCCAGGAAACGACCGTCCATTGGTTAACGACTGGATACCTGTTGACACTAGGAATTCTTGTTCCTATATCAGGTTTGATCCTGCAATGGTTTACGACGAGACAGCTTTTCACAGCATCTCTTATCCTGTCGATTATAGGAACATTAATTGCGGCACTGGCCCCGGTATTCGGAGTTCTTATGATCGCACGGGTTGTTCAGGCAGCTGGAACGGCGTTGCTGCTTCCGCTTATGTTCAACACGATCCTTGTCATCATTCCACCGAAGAATCGCGGAAAAGTTATGGGAGTCATCGGGTTGGTGATCATGTTTGCGCCTGCTGTCGGTCCGACGTTATCCGGACTGATTCTTAACAATTTCACGTGGCATTGGATTTTCTGGTTCTCCCTTCCGCTATTAATCGCAGCGCTCTTGTTCGGTTTTGTTTATATGCAGAACGTGACAGAACCAACGAAGCCAAAAATTGACGCTCTGTCCATCGTTTATTCTACATTCGGATTCGGCGGAATCGTCTATGGCTTCAGCAGCACGAGCGAAGGATGGGGACATTTGGTCGTTGTCCTGCCGCTCATCGTCGGAGCGATCGGGCTTGCATTCTTCATTCATCGTCAACTGAAACTGGAACAACCGATCCTTGATTTGCGTGCGTTCCGTTATCCGATGTTCACCGTCGGTTTGATTATTATTGTCATTACAATGATGGTCATTCTATCATCTATGATTCTTCTTCCGTTGTATTTGCAGACTTCCCTTGCATTGACGACGTTTGCGGCAGGGCTGCTTCTGCTTCCTGGGGGAATTATCAATGGTTTGATTTCTCCGATCATGGGTGGATTATTCGACCGGTTCGGTCCTAAGTTCCTTGTCATTCCAGGGTTCGTCATCATTCTCGCAGCAATGCTTGGGTTTACGACTGTCGATATGGAAACGACATCCGCTTGGATTATCGGCCTCCATATCGTCATGATGATTGGTGTCTCCATGGTTATGATGCCGGCTCAGACCAATGGTTTGAACCAGCTGCCGGCTGATTTATACCCGGATGGAACAGCTATCATGAATACGCTCCAGCAGGTTTCCGGTGCGATTGGAACAGCGGTTGCTATTTCTATTCTATCATCCGGAACCGCCCGTTTTATGAATACGGTCGACAATCCGGCTGATCCGATGAACCAGGTCCTTGGTTTCACCTCAGGGGTTCAAGGTGCTTTCTGGTTCGGTACGATTATTGCAGGGGTAGGTTTGATTCTTTCCTTCTTCATTAAACGTGTCAAAGTATAATGAAAAAAATCCATACGCCGCCCGGGCGTATGGATTTTTTCGTTTATTTACGGTGTCGGTTGTTTAGTGAGGGAGGCTTGGTTTACAAAATGATCGAATAGTCGCTGCATCCGCTCGTGTTTTTTTGTCATCATTTCCGGGTGCCATTGTACACCGATGACAAAAGCGGTGGTGTCTTCCATTTCAATTGCTTCGATAACGCCATCCGCCGCATAAGCGGTTGCTTTAAATCCCGGCGCCACCGTTTTGATCGCTTGATGATGGAAGGAGTTCGTCAACGTCGTTGTACCGAAGTGTTCACGCATAAAGCTCTCCGGCTCTGTTTGTATTGTATGCGTCGCTTGTGCGGGCGTATGGACCTGGTCGTGTTTGAGAATATTTCCCTTCATATAGGAGGTATCCTGATACATACTTCCTCCATACACAGCGTTTAAAAGCTGCACGCCTCTGCAGATGGCAAATACAGGTTTACCCTGCCGGATCATTTCTACTGCCAGCACTCCCTCTGAATGGTCCCGCTCAGGGAAGGGAGATCCCTGCTTCGGTAACGGCTCTTCCTGATAAAGAAGAGACTGGACATCGTGTCCCCCGGAAAGGATAAGGCCGTCCATTGCCTGCGCCTGTGCTTTAACCGCTTCGTCATCTTCCAGCACGGGAAGGATGAATGGAATACCTTCTGCGCGGAGGACAGACTGGACGTAATCGTTGTTAACATAGGCGCGGTCATAGCCTGGAAACCGCCCGCCCTGGTCGATTATAATACTTCCTGATATGCCTATGAGTGGTCTCATTTGTAATTTTTTCTCCTTTGTCTTCCTATTTATATAAAATTTTCTTTGACATAAAGATTTTTCTGTACTAAAATCCTAGTATTCTGGTATGGATTCCATACTATCGAATTATACGGAAGATGTTAGTAGGAATTCAAGAGAAAAAACGGAGAAAAGGGGAAAAGAAATTGAAATTATCACGTTTTTTACCGGTTCTCTCCCTTCTCCTTGTCCTTGTTATCGCCGGATGCGGTAACGGAGAAGGAGACGGGAATGGAACAGCAGACAGCAGTAAAAAAGCGGAGGCGCCTTCTAAGGAAGAAGGTTTGACCATTGCCGTAGACGGCAACTTCACGAGCATGGATCCGCATGATACGAACGACAACCAGTCCTATTCGGCGCAGTCCGCTGTGTACGAAGGGTTGCTCGGGTTCGATGAAGATTTGAACATCGTGCCGGTATTAGCAGAAAGCTATGAAGCAAATGAGAACTCTACGGAGTTTACCTTCCAACTGAAAGAAGGCATCACTTTCCATGACGGTACGCCTTTCAATGCGGAAGCGGTCAAAGCGAATATCGACCGGCTTGCCGACCCTGACAGTCAGTTGCGGAGAAGCTCTCTATTCGAGCTTGTCGACAGCACAGAAGTTCTCGGAGAATACGAAGTGAAAGTTACATTGAAAGAGCCGTTTGGCGCCATGCCGAACAACTTCGCCCATCCGGCTGCAGCAATGATCAGTCCGGAATCGATTTCAGAAAGCGAAGAGGAGATTGCCCGCAA
This sequence is a window from Bacillus sp. SB49. Protein-coding genes within it:
- a CDS encoding GGDEF domain-containing protein, translated to MKWNYLWIMFAFYLVLGCIIGGLFVQFMPKVIPIPQDLQWFFTFSSITAGLLLGLINFFVFYFFIHWFLNYHKRLFRSIKEGDLSVRSHMRSSGSLALFTNGVNDTLDTLQTTQRFVTTDDLTGLLNRSALQRDVLELKKGERMHLFFLDLDDFKQINDRHGHLAGDAALKHFVAVLHETMDEAGTLYRYGGDEFILIYEGNADTNDVRSKVHLALEEPLLFHEQELRINVSIGLCSFTAGEQDLLSVINEADNLMYEVKQGKSVQKILTL
- a CDS encoding DHA2 family efflux MFS transporter permease subunit, encoding MNTSKQAIKPMPIIISLVVAGFVGLFSETALNMALNSLITTFGIQETTVHWLTTGYLLTLGILVPISGLILQWFTTRQLFTASLILSIIGTLIAALAPVFGVLMIARVVQAAGTALLLPLMFNTILVIIPPKNRGKVMGVIGLVIMFAPAVGPTLSGLILNNFTWHWIFWFSLPLLIAALLFGFVYMQNVTEPTKPKIDALSIVYSTFGFGGIVYGFSSTSEGWGHLVVVLPLIVGAIGLAFFIHRQLKLEQPILDLRAFRYPMFTVGLIIIVITMMVILSSMILLPLYLQTSLALTTFAAGLLLLPGGIINGLISPIMGGLFDRFGPKFLVIPGFVIILAAMLGFTTVDMETTSAWIIGLHIVMMIGVSMVMMPAQTNGLNQLPADLYPDGTAIMNTLQQVSGAIGTAVAISILSSGTARFMNTVDNPADPMNQVLGFTSGVQGAFWFGTIIAGVGLILSFFIKRVKV
- a CDS encoding branched-chain amino acid transaminase — protein: MLFMFDQGRFVEETLPTVNVRNKGLNYGLGCIDGIRAFWNEEHRQLYVFRLADHIDRFYKSGKLLFLPIPYAVPEMIAIVRKLLVLNHVKQDVYIRPLCFHGADMLRPDIAGVNNRVAVFTSYLEYEPKPVLRACVSSWNRIGSNMIPPQAKPTAGYLNSALAVSQALADGYDEAIFLTKDGNVSEGATENIFVVQGDCVWTPPVADDILPGITRATVMEILWKEMGIKVKEQSLARAELYRADEVFFTGTAIGIKPVVEVDRRRVGTGEPGSITLAVQRMYEAVVRNDMPGYDHYCTPIYL
- a CDS encoding TetR/AcrR family transcriptional regulator, translated to MSKHADTKEIILNTSSNLFHIQGYNGTGLSQIIKESGAPRGSLYYHFPGGKEEIALEAIARMRTAVAEDLEKSLRPGMDVGEALKQHILDIADMFERGEPGEGVPIGLIASETSICNENLRLACKQTYQHWNRFYVQALEASGYSKERAEDLGISIHAMIEGAFILAKTMVNGEPLRAIARQMPYLLSKEKEER
- a CDS encoding gamma-glutamyl-gamma-aminobutyrate hydrolase family protein: MRPLIGISGSIIIDQGGRFPGYDRAYVNNDYVQSVLRAEGIPFILPVLEDDEAVKAQAQAMDGLILSGGHDVQSLLYQEEPLPKQGSPFPERDHSEGVLAVEMIRQGKPVFAICRGVQLLNAVYGGSMYQDTSYMKGNILKHDQVHTPAQATHTIQTEPESFMREHFGTTTLTNSFHHQAIKTVAPGFKATAYAADGVIEAIEMEDTTAFVIGVQWHPEMMTKKHERMQRLFDHFVNQASLTKQPTP
- a CDS encoding nucleoside hydrolase; this translates as MRKVIIDTDTAGDDTIAILTALHNFQVEGVTITGGNVDFDQEVENALYTIEVSGGGRYVPVYKGCERPLLMNGEAGHRTVEDVHGEDGMGGAHFPKAEQRPEEGHAVDFIIERVKRSPGEIELLAIAPLTNIALAIKKDPSIIKAIPHLYIMGGTNNSLGNITAAAEYNFWVDPEAARIVLHSGIPITMVGWDMCLEYSIMDDSDHEEIAALGTKGADFFVQINEVVKKFNKEVHRLTGTTHPDTLLMAVAADEELMTKSHKYYVDIETKGELTRGYSLVDINNRSGKAPNVRVCEQVDRKRFKKQLLDVLRAID